A genomic window from Aquitalea aquatilis includes:
- the rpoC gene encoding DNA-directed RNA polymerase subunit beta', with product MKALLDLFKQVTQEEEFDAIKIGIASPDKIRSWSYGEVKKPETINYRTFKPERDGLFCARIFGPVKDYECLCGKYKRLKHRGVICEKCGVEVTLSKVRRERMGHIELASPTAHIWFLKSLPSRLGMVLDMTLRDIERVLYFEAFVVTDPGMTPLQYRQLLTEEDFLDKEDQYGEEFVAMMGAEAVRELLKRLNLDTEIETLRRELEATNSDTKIKKIAKRLKVLEAFQRSGMKPEWMILEVLPVLPPELRPLVPLDGGRFATSDLNDLYRRVINRNNRLKRLLELRAPDIIVRNEKRMLQESVDSLLDNGRRGKAMTGANKRPLKSLADMIKGKGGRFRQNLLGKRVDYSGRSVITVGPTLRLHQCGLPKKMALELFKPFIFHKLEVMGLASTIKAAKKLVEQEVPEVWDILEDVIREHPVLLNRAPTLHRLGIQAFEPVLIEGKAIQLHPLVCAAFNADFDGDQMAVHVPLSLEAQMEARTLMLATNNVLSPANGDPIIVPSQDIVLGLYYMTRDKVNGKGEGMVFADTKEVHRAYETRQVELATRITVRLKEWEKDEQGEFQPVIKRYDTTVGRAILSDILPKGLPFEHINKALKKKEISKLINVSFRRCGIRDTVIFADQLMYTGFAYSTRGGISICVDDMQIPGKKVELLGEAQKEVKEIEEQYRQGLVTQGERYNKVVDIWGRTGDKIAKAMMDELSKQKVLDRDGKEVDQESFNSIYMMADSGARGSAAQIKQLAGMRGLMAKPDGSIIETPITANFREGLTVLQYFISTHGARKGLADTALKTANSGYLTRRLVDVTQDLVVIVDDCGTNNGFVMKAVLQGGDVIEALRDRILGRVTAVDVVDPSTGETVLEAGTLLDEHMVDVIDSLGIDEVKVRTAITCDTRYGLCAKCYGRDLARGKRVNAGEAVGVIAAQSIGEPGTQLTMRTFHIGGAASRNAAASQVEGKSNGTVRFSSQMRYVANSKGELIVITRSGEVVIHDDMGRERERHKVPYGATLMVTDGLVIKAGAVLATWDPHTRPIITEYAGRVKFENVEEGNTVAKQTDEVTGLSTLVVIDPKRRAGSQSKMLRPLVKLLDENGLEVKLAGSDASVSITFQVGAIITVRDGQDVGKGEVLARIPQESSKTRDITGGLPRVAELFEARSPKDAGMLAEVTGTVSFGKDTKGKQRLIITDLEGSGYENLIPKDKHVLVHDGQVVNRGESIVDGPVDPHDILRLQGIEALARYIVQEVQEVYRLQGVKINDKHIEVIIRQMLRRVIISDSGDTEFIQGEQVERADVLEMNDKMLAEGKEPAQYENVLLGITKASLSTDSFISAASFQETTRVLTEAAIMGKKDDLRGLKENVIVGRLIPAGTGLAYHRTRRRQGLGLDTTHSQLLEEQPVDEVENNS from the coding sequence ATGAAAGCTCTGCTCGACCTCTTTAAGCAAGTAACGCAAGAAGAAGAGTTTGATGCGATTAAAATCGGCATCGCCTCACCCGACAAGATCCGTTCCTGGTCTTATGGTGAAGTTAAAAAGCCGGAAACCATCAACTATCGTACCTTCAAACCGGAACGTGACGGCCTGTTCTGCGCCCGCATTTTCGGACCGGTAAAAGACTACGAATGCCTGTGCGGCAAGTACAAGCGTCTGAAGCACCGTGGCGTGATCTGCGAAAAATGCGGCGTGGAAGTGACCTTGTCCAAGGTTCGCCGCGAGCGCATGGGCCACATCGAACTGGCTAGCCCGACCGCGCACATCTGGTTCCTGAAGAGCCTGCCGTCCCGTCTGGGTATGGTGCTGGACATGACCCTGCGCGACATCGAACGCGTACTGTACTTCGAAGCATTTGTCGTGACCGATCCGGGCATGACCCCGCTGCAATATCGTCAGCTGCTGACCGAAGAAGACTTCCTGGACAAGGAAGACCAGTACGGTGAAGAGTTCGTCGCCATGATGGGTGCCGAAGCCGTACGCGAACTGCTCAAGCGTCTGAATCTGGATACCGAGATCGAGACCCTGCGTCGCGAGCTGGAAGCCACCAATTCCGATACCAAGATCAAGAAGATTGCCAAGCGCCTGAAGGTGCTGGAAGCCTTCCAACGTTCCGGCATGAAGCCGGAATGGATGATTCTGGAAGTGCTGCCGGTGCTGCCGCCGGAACTGCGTCCGCTGGTACCGCTGGATGGCGGCCGTTTCGCCACCTCCGACCTGAACGACCTGTATCGCCGCGTCATCAACCGTAACAACCGCCTGAAGCGTCTGCTGGAACTGCGTGCACCGGACATCATCGTGCGCAACGAAAAGCGCATGCTGCAGGAATCGGTTGACTCGCTGCTGGACAACGGTCGTCGCGGCAAGGCCATGACCGGCGCCAACAAGCGTCCGCTGAAGTCGCTGGCCGACATGATCAAGGGCAAGGGCGGTCGTTTCCGTCAGAACTTGCTGGGTAAGCGCGTGGACTACTCCGGTCGTTCCGTGATTACCGTAGGCCCGACCCTGCGTCTGCATCAGTGCGGTCTGCCGAAAAAGATGGCGCTGGAACTGTTCAAGCCTTTCATCTTCCACAAGCTGGAAGTCATGGGCCTGGCCTCCACCATCAAGGCTGCCAAGAAGCTGGTCGAGCAGGAAGTGCCGGAAGTATGGGACATCCTGGAAGACGTGATCCGCGAACATCCGGTGCTGCTGAACCGTGCGCCGACGCTGCACCGTCTGGGTATCCAGGCATTCGAGCCGGTACTGATCGAAGGCAAGGCCATCCAGCTGCATCCGCTGGTCTGCGCGGCATTCAATGCCGACTTTGACGGTGACCAGATGGCCGTTCACGTGCCGCTGTCGCTGGAAGCGCAGATGGAAGCCCGCACCCTGATGCTGGCTACCAACAACGTGCTGTCCCCGGCCAACGGCGACCCGATCATCGTACCGTCCCAGGATATCGTGCTGGGTCTGTACTACATGACTCGCGACAAGGTAAACGGCAAGGGCGAAGGCATGGTGTTTGCTGACACCAAGGAAGTGCATCGTGCCTACGAAACCCGTCAGGTCGAACTGGCTACCCGCATTACCGTCCGCCTGAAGGAATGGGAAAAGGACGAGCAGGGCGAATTCCAGCCGGTGATCAAGCGCTACGACACCACTGTCGGCCGCGCCATCCTGTCGGACATCCTGCCGAAGGGCCTGCCGTTCGAGCACATCAACAAGGCGCTGAAGAAGAAAGAAATCTCCAAGCTGATCAACGTATCGTTCCGCCGTTGCGGCATTCGCGATACCGTGATCTTTGCCGACCAGTTGATGTACACCGGTTTTGCCTACTCCACCCGTGGCGGTATCTCGATTTGCGTGGACGACATGCAAATCCCGGGCAAGAAGGTCGAGCTGCTGGGCGAAGCTCAGAAAGAAGTCAAAGAGATTGAAGAGCAGTACCGTCAAGGTCTGGTTACCCAGGGCGAACGCTACAACAAGGTTGTGGATATCTGGGGCCGTACCGGCGACAAGATCGCCAAGGCCATGATGGACGAGCTGTCCAAGCAGAAGGTGCTGGATCGCGACGGCAAGGAAGTGGATCAGGAATCCTTCAACTCCATTTACATGATGGCCGACTCTGGTGCGCGGGGTTCCGCAGCACAGATCAAGCAGCTGGCCGGTATGCGGGGTCTGATGGCGAAGCCGGACGGTTCCATTATCGAAACGCCGATTACTGCCAACTTCCGTGAAGGTCTGACGGTTCTGCAGTACTTCATCTCCACTCACGGTGCCCGTAAGGGTCTGGCGGATACGGCCTTGAAGACGGCTAACTCCGGTTACCTGACACGTCGTCTGGTTGACGTGACGCAGGATCTGGTGGTGATTGTGGATGATTGCGGCACCAATAATGGCTTCGTGATGAAGGCGGTTCTGCAAGGCGGCGACGTGATCGAAGCCCTGCGTGACCGTATCCTGGGTCGCGTGACCGCGGTAGACGTGGTGGATCCGTCCACTGGCGAAACCGTACTGGAAGCCGGCACCCTGCTGGACGAGCACATGGTTGATGTGATCGACAGCCTGGGTATCGATGAAGTCAAGGTTCGCACCGCCATTACCTGCGACACCCGCTATGGTCTGTGCGCCAAGTGCTACGGTCGTGACCTGGCACGTGGCAAGCGCGTCAATGCTGGTGAAGCTGTTGGCGTGATTGCAGCCCAGTCGATTGGTGAGCCGGGTACCCAGCTGACCATGCGTACCTTCCACATTGGTGGTGCTGCGTCGCGAAATGCCGCTGCCAGCCAGGTAGAAGGCAAGTCGAACGGTACCGTACGCTTCTCCAGCCAGATGCGTTATGTGGCCAACTCCAAGGGCGAGCTGATCGTGATCACCCGCTCTGGCGAGGTGGTGATCCATGACGACATGGGCCGCGAGCGCGAACGTCACAAAGTACCGTACGGTGCCACACTGATGGTGACTGATGGTCTGGTGATCAAGGCTGGTGCAGTCCTGGCAACATGGGACCCGCATACCCGTCCGATCATTACCGAATACGCTGGCCGCGTGAAGTTCGAAAACGTGGAAGAGGGCAATACCGTTGCCAAGCAGACCGACGAAGTGACCGGTCTGTCCACTCTGGTCGTGATCGATCCGAAGCGTCGTGCCGGTTCGCAGTCCAAGATGCTGCGTCCGCTGGTGAAGCTGCTGGACGAAAATGGTCTGGAAGTGAAGCTGGCTGGTTCGGATGCCTCGGTATCCATTACCTTCCAGGTTGGCGCCATCATTACCGTGCGTGACGGTCAGGATGTGGGCAAGGGTGAAGTACTGGCCCGTATCCCGCAGGAATCCTCCAAGACCCGCGATATTACCGGTGGTCTGCCGCGTGTGGCCGAGCTGTTCGAAGCCCGTTCGCCGAAGGATGCCGGCATGCTGGCCGAGGTGACTGGTACCGTATCGTTCGGTAAGGACACCAAGGGCAAGCAGCGCCTGATCATTACCGATCTTGAGGGTAGCGGTTACGAAAACCTGATCCCGAAAGACAAGCACGTACTGGTGCACGATGGTCAGGTGGTCAACCGTGGTGAATCCATTGTCGACGGTCCGGTTGATCCGCACGACATCCTGCGTCTGCAGGGTATCGAGGCGCTGGCCCGCTACATCGTGCAGGAAGTGCAGGAAGTGTACCGTCTGCAGGGTGTGAAGATTAACGACAAGCACATCGAGGTGATCATTCGCCAGATGCTGCGTCGTGTCATCATCTCCGACAGCGGCGACACCGAGTTCATCCAGGGCGAACAGGTAGAACGCGCCGATGTACTGGAAATGAACGACAAGATGCTGGCGGAAGGTAAGGAACCGGC